The following proteins are co-located in the Conyzicola lurida genome:
- a CDS encoding HRDC domain-containing protein — translation MSNETEETVVSSTEPAVQAPHTVVDVIATREEYLAAVDAIAAGHGPIGIDAERASGYRYSQRAYLIQIYRRGAGTFLFDPPAIGDFSELNDAIKDEEWILHAASQDLTCLREIGLNPTRIYDTELAARLAGLPRVGLGTVVEELLGIHLAKEHSAADWSTRPLPQAWLVYAALDVELLPDLREKMGELLEADGKTFIADQEFASVALRDFTIVRVEPWRRLSGLASIRGQRGLAVARELWEARDEYAREIDTAPGRLVPDAALTAAAKALPATKRELSAIKEFTGRASRSQLDRWWAAIERGVATTDLPATRAPGESIPAPRIWSDRNPEADKRLKAARASLTELSEFFHIPLENLLTPDTLRRLAWSPPAELSVESISAALAESGARPWQIDATAQKILVAFVEASQSIEAPEEPAS, via the coding sequence GTGAGTAACGAGACCGAAGAAACCGTCGTCTCGAGCACGGAGCCCGCCGTCCAGGCACCGCACACCGTCGTCGACGTCATCGCGACGCGCGAGGAGTACCTCGCCGCCGTCGACGCGATCGCCGCCGGACACGGCCCGATCGGCATCGACGCCGAGCGCGCCAGCGGGTACCGCTACTCGCAGCGCGCCTATCTCATCCAGATCTACCGCCGCGGTGCCGGAACCTTCCTCTTCGACCCGCCCGCGATCGGCGACTTCAGCGAGCTGAACGACGCGATCAAGGACGAAGAGTGGATCCTGCACGCGGCGAGCCAGGACCTCACCTGCCTGCGCGAGATCGGCCTGAATCCCACCCGCATCTACGACACCGAGCTCGCCGCGCGCCTCGCCGGCCTCCCCCGCGTGGGACTCGGGACCGTCGTCGAAGAGCTGCTCGGCATCCACCTGGCCAAGGAACACTCCGCGGCCGACTGGTCCACCCGGCCGCTCCCCCAGGCCTGGCTCGTCTACGCCGCCCTCGACGTCGAGCTGCTGCCCGACCTCCGCGAGAAGATGGGCGAACTGCTCGAGGCCGACGGAAAGACGTTCATCGCCGACCAGGAGTTCGCCTCCGTCGCCCTGCGCGACTTCACGATCGTGCGGGTCGAACCGTGGCGCCGCCTCAGCGGCCTCGCCTCCATCCGTGGACAGCGCGGCCTCGCCGTCGCCCGCGAACTCTGGGAGGCCCGCGACGAGTACGCCCGCGAGATCGACACGGCGCCCGGCCGTCTGGTCCCGGATGCCGCACTGACGGCGGCCGCCAAGGCGCTGCCCGCGACCAAGCGCGAGCTGTCGGCGATCAAGGAGTTCACCGGCCGCGCGAGCCGCTCGCAGCTCGACCGCTGGTGGGCCGCCATCGAACGCGGCGTCGCCACGACCGATCTGCCCGCCACCCGCGCACCCGGAGAGTCGATCCCCGCTCCGCGCATCTGGTCGGACCGCAACCCCGAGGCCGACAAGCGACTGAAGGCGGCGCGGGCCTCGCTCACCGAGCTGTCGGAGTTCTTCCACATCCCATTGGAGAACCTGCTGACGCCCGACACGCTGCGCCGACTGGCCTGGTCTCCGCCCGCGGAGCTCTCCGTCGAGTCCATCTCCGCGGCGCTCGCCGAATCCGGCGCTCGGCCGTGGCAGATTGACGCAACCGCACAGAAGATCCTCGTTGCCTTTGTCGAAGCCAGCCAAAGCATCGAAGCACCCGAGGAACCCGCTTCGTAG
- the dxs gene encoding 1-deoxy-D-xylulose-5-phosphate synthase, with product MSLLENITGPRDLDGLSPSELVELAAEIRQFLVTEVSKTGGHLGPNLGVVELTLAIHRVFDSPRDAVVFDTGHQTYVHKLLTGRQDFSKLRLEDGLAGYPQRSESVHDIVESSHASSSLSWADGISRAFTMTGQGDRHVVAVVGDGSLTGGMTWEALNNISDDNSRNLVIVVNDNGRSYAPTIGGMANFLNDVRTRSSYRHLHRSSEKLFARFGTPGRAFYRGIRGGTHGFLSRFTNNEALYSNLDIKYIGPVHGHDLVAMQAALQQAKNYGAPVIVHAITEKGRGYEPALADTADQFHAVGQIDPETGEPIEVASKPSWTSVFADEILDLATANPRIVGITAAMLRPTGLHRFAERFPGRVLDVGIAEQHAVTSAAGLAFGGLHPVVAMYATFVNRAFDQVLMDVALHKAGVTFVLDRAGVTGPDGPSHHGMWDLAILQVVPNIRIAAPRDATRLREELGEAVVVEDGPTVVRFSKGSVGNEFEAVRRTDDGVDVLREAPHKDVLIVTVGPMAKLGLQVAERLAAQGIGATVVDPRWVVPVPESIIAFSAEHRIVVSIEDGVRVAGIGTRIRQDLRAAGVDTAVTELGLPDEFLDHGTREQILERVGLTPQHIARDLVSQVLGSKIPVARPLPDEAGVESVSQDPS from the coding sequence ATGAGCTTGCTCGAGAACATCACAGGGCCGCGCGACCTCGACGGCCTGTCACCGAGCGAACTCGTCGAGCTTGCCGCGGAGATCCGCCAGTTCCTCGTCACCGAGGTTTCGAAGACCGGCGGGCACCTCGGTCCGAACCTCGGTGTCGTCGAGCTGACGCTCGCGATCCACCGGGTGTTCGACTCGCCCCGTGACGCGGTCGTCTTCGACACGGGGCACCAGACCTACGTGCACAAGCTGCTCACGGGCCGCCAGGACTTCAGCAAGCTTCGCCTCGAAGACGGGCTCGCCGGCTACCCGCAGCGTTCGGAGTCGGTGCACGACATCGTCGAGAGCTCGCACGCCTCGAGCTCGCTGTCCTGGGCGGACGGCATCTCCCGCGCCTTCACCATGACGGGGCAGGGCGACCGGCACGTCGTGGCCGTGGTCGGCGACGGCTCGCTCACCGGCGGCATGACGTGGGAGGCGCTGAACAACATCAGCGACGACAACTCGCGCAACCTCGTGATCGTCGTCAACGACAACGGCCGCTCCTACGCTCCGACCATCGGGGGTATGGCCAACTTCCTCAACGACGTGCGCACCCGCAGTTCGTACCGCCACCTGCACCGGTCGAGCGAGAAGCTGTTCGCGCGGTTCGGCACACCCGGCCGGGCCTTCTATCGCGGCATCCGCGGAGGCACCCACGGGTTCCTCAGCCGGTTCACCAACAACGAGGCGCTCTACTCCAACCTCGACATCAAGTACATCGGCCCGGTCCACGGCCACGACCTCGTCGCCATGCAGGCGGCACTGCAGCAGGCCAAGAACTACGGCGCCCCGGTGATCGTCCACGCGATCACGGAGAAGGGCCGCGGCTACGAGCCCGCCCTCGCCGACACCGCCGACCAGTTCCACGCCGTCGGCCAGATCGACCCCGAGACGGGCGAACCCATCGAGGTCGCGAGCAAGCCCTCGTGGACCTCGGTCTTCGCCGACGAGATCCTCGACCTCGCCACGGCCAACCCGCGCATCGTCGGCATCACCGCCGCGATGCTGCGCCCCACCGGTCTGCACCGCTTCGCCGAGAGGTTCCCGGGGCGTGTGCTCGACGTGGGGATCGCCGAGCAGCACGCCGTGACCTCGGCCGCCGGCCTCGCCTTCGGTGGGCTACACCCCGTGGTCGCCATGTACGCCACCTTCGTCAACCGGGCATTCGACCAGGTCCTGATGGATGTCGCTCTGCACAAGGCCGGCGTGACCTTCGTGCTCGACCGCGCGGGTGTCACCGGGCCCGACGGTCCCAGCCACCACGGCATGTGGGATCTGGCGATCCTCCAGGTGGTCCCCAATATCCGCATCGCCGCGCCCCGCGACGCCACGCGTCTGCGCGAGGAACTCGGCGAGGCCGTCGTGGTCGAAGACGGTCCCACGGTCGTGCGCTTCTCCAAGGGTTCGGTCGGCAACGAGTTCGAAGCCGTGCGACGCACCGACGACGGCGTCGACGTGCTGCGCGAGGCTCCGCACAAAGACGTCCTGATCGTCACGGTCGGGCCCATGGCGAAACTCGGCCTCCAGGTCGCAGAACGCCTCGCCGCGCAGGGCATCGGCGCCACCGTGGTCGACCCGCGCTGGGTCGTCCCCGTCCCCGAGAGCATCATCGCGTTCTCGGCCGAGCACCGCATCGTCGTCTCGATCGAGGACGGCGTGCGGGTGGCCGGCATCGGCACGCGCATCCGTCAGGACCTGCGCGCCGCCGGTGTCGACACCGCGGTCACCGAGCTCGGCCTGCCCGACGAGTTCCTCGACCACGGTACCCGCGAGCAGATCCTCGAGCGCGTCGGCCTCACGCCGCAGCACATCGCCCGCGACCTGGTGTCGCAGGTGCTCGGCAGCAAGATCCCCGTCGCCCGTCCGCTCCCCGACGAAGCGGGAGTCGAGTCGGTCAGCCAGGACCCGAGCTAG
- the acnA gene encoding aconitate hydratase AcnA — MSAVNSFNSKDTLTVGSTDYEVFRIDSVAGHEKLPFSLKVLLENLLRTEDGANVTKSQIEALGSWVPESEPDTEIQFSPARVVMQDFTGVPCIVDLATMREAVVDLGGDPKKINPLSPAEMVIDHSVIADLFGSENALERNVELEYERNGERYQFLRWGQTAFDDFKVVPPGTGIVHQVNIEYLAQVTFTRTIGGALRAYPDTCVGTDSHTTMVNGLGVLGWGVGGIEAEAAMLGQPVSMLIPKVVGFKLSGAIPTGVTATDVVLTITQMLRKHGVVGKFVEFYGEGVAQVPLANRATIGNMSPEFGSTAAMFPIDDVTLEYLRLTGRSEEQVALVEQYSKLQKLWHDASVEPVFSEYIELDLATVVPSIAGPKRPQDRVELSRAKDQFILDLDAYASADHSLVDEALEGTFPASDPIGLTPQDEETAHAHVHTSHAPSTVTNPARVSLDDGTGFTLDHGAVAIAAITSCTNTSNPSVMLAAGLLARNASKKGLKSKPWVKTTLAPGSKVVTDYYAKAGLTEYLEDLGFYTVGYGCTTCIGNSGPLLDEISAAVNDNDLAVTAVLSGNRNFEGRINPDVKMNYLASPPLVIAYALAGSMNFDFDKDALGTGLDGEDVYLKDIWPDASEVQSTIDSSIDTEMFNHEYSGVFDGDERWQNLPTPVGATFEWDAESTYVRKPPYFDGMTMELTPVTSIVGARVLAKLGDSVTTDHISPAGNIKADSPAGKYLDEHGVARKDYNSYGSRRGNHEIMIRGTFANIRLKNQLLDGVEGGYTRDFTQDGAPQSFIYDASQNYQAQGTPLVILGGKEYGSGSSRDWAAKGTSLLGVKAVITESFERIHRSNLIGMGVLPLQFPAGETWESLGLDGTESISISGVEELNEGRTPKTLHVVAEPTANSAAGKQTIEFDAVLRIDTPGEADYYRNGGILQYVLRSLV, encoded by the coding sequence ATGTCCGCAGTAAACAGCTTTAATTCCAAGGACACCCTCACGGTCGGTTCGACCGACTACGAGGTCTTCAGGATCGACAGCGTCGCCGGTCACGAAAAGCTTCCATTCAGCCTCAAGGTCTTGCTCGAGAACCTGCTGCGCACCGAAGACGGTGCCAACGTCACGAAGAGCCAGATCGAGGCCCTCGGCTCGTGGGTCCCCGAGTCCGAGCCCGACACCGAGATCCAGTTCAGCCCGGCCCGCGTGGTCATGCAGGACTTCACCGGCGTCCCCTGCATCGTCGACCTCGCCACCATGCGCGAGGCGGTCGTCGACCTCGGCGGCGACCCGAAGAAGATCAACCCGCTGTCGCCCGCCGAGATGGTCATCGACCACTCGGTCATCGCCGACCTCTTCGGCAGCGAGAACGCCCTCGAACGTAACGTCGAGCTCGAGTACGAGCGCAACGGCGAGCGGTACCAGTTCCTCCGCTGGGGCCAGACGGCATTCGACGACTTCAAGGTCGTGCCGCCCGGAACCGGCATCGTGCACCAGGTCAACATCGAGTACCTGGCGCAGGTCACCTTCACCCGCACGATCGGCGGTGCGCTGCGCGCCTACCCCGACACCTGCGTCGGCACCGACTCGCACACCACGATGGTCAACGGCCTCGGCGTGCTCGGCTGGGGCGTCGGCGGAATCGAGGCCGAGGCGGCCATGCTCGGCCAGCCCGTCTCCATGCTCATCCCCAAGGTCGTCGGCTTCAAGCTCTCCGGCGCCATCCCCACCGGCGTCACCGCGACCGACGTCGTGCTGACGATCACCCAGATGCTGCGCAAGCACGGCGTCGTCGGTAAGTTCGTCGAGTTCTACGGCGAGGGCGTCGCCCAGGTGCCGCTCGCGAACCGCGCCACCATCGGCAACATGAGCCCCGAGTTCGGCTCCACCGCCGCCATGTTCCCCATCGATGACGTCACGCTCGAGTACCTGCGCCTCACCGGCCGCAGCGAAGAGCAGGTCGCCCTCGTCGAGCAGTACTCCAAGCTGCAGAAGCTCTGGCACGACGCGAGCGTCGAGCCCGTCTTCAGCGAGTACATCGAACTCGACCTCGCCACCGTCGTCCCCTCCATCGCCGGCCCGAAGCGTCCCCAGGACCGCGTCGAACTCAGCCGCGCCAAGGACCAGTTCATCCTCGACCTCGACGCCTACGCGTCGGCCGACCACTCGCTCGTCGACGAGGCGCTCGAGGGCACGTTCCCCGCGTCCGACCCGATCGGCCTCACCCCGCAGGACGAGGAGACCGCCCACGCCCACGTGCACACGAGCCACGCCCCCTCGACCGTGACCAACCCGGCCCGCGTCTCGCTCGACGACGGAACCGGCTTCACGCTCGACCACGGTGCCGTCGCCATCGCGGCGATCACCTCCTGCACCAACACGTCGAACCCCTCGGTGATGCTCGCCGCCGGTCTCCTCGCTCGCAACGCCAGCAAGAAGGGCCTCAAGTCGAAGCCGTGGGTCAAGACCACGCTCGCCCCCGGGTCGAAGGTCGTCACCGACTACTACGCGAAGGCCGGACTCACCGAGTACCTCGAGGACCTCGGTTTCTACACGGTCGGTTACGGCTGCACCACCTGCATCGGCAACTCGGGCCCGCTGCTCGACGAGATCTCGGCCGCGGTCAACGACAACGACCTCGCCGTCACCGCCGTGCTCTCCGGTAACCGCAACTTCGAGGGACGCATCAACCCCGACGTGAAGATGAACTACCTGGCGAGCCCGCCGCTGGTCATCGCCTACGCCCTCGCCGGGTCGATGAACTTCGACTTCGATAAGGACGCCCTCGGCACCGGCCTCGACGGCGAAGACGTCTACCTCAAGGACATCTGGCCCGACGCCTCCGAGGTGCAGTCGACCATCGACTCCTCGATCGACACCGAGATGTTCAACCACGAGTACTCCGGCGTCTTCGACGGCGACGAGCGCTGGCAGAACCTCCCCACCCCGGTCGGCGCCACCTTCGAGTGGGACGCCGAGTCCACCTACGTGCGTAAGCCCCCGTACTTCGACGGCATGACCATGGAGCTCACCCCCGTGACTTCCATCGTCGGGGCCCGCGTGCTCGCGAAGCTCGGCGACTCGGTCACCACCGACCACATCAGCCCGGCCGGAAACATCAAGGCCGACAGCCCCGCCGGCAAGTACCTCGACGAGCACGGTGTCGCGCGCAAGGACTACAACTCCTACGGCTCGCGTCGCGGCAACCACGAGATCATGATCCGTGGAACGTTCGCGAACATCCGTCTCAAGAACCAGCTGCTCGACGGCGTCGAGGGCGGCTACACCCGTGACTTCACGCAGGATGGCGCACCCCAGTCGTTCATCTACGACGCCAGCCAGAACTACCAGGCGCAGGGCACCCCGCTCGTGATCCTCGGCGGCAAGGAGTACGGCTCCGGCTCGAGCCGCGACTGGGCCGCGAAGGGAACCTCGCTGCTCGGCGTGAAGGCCGTCATCACCGAGAGCTTCGAACGCATCCACCGCTCCAACCTGATCGGAATGGGCGTCCTCCCGCTGCAGTTCCCGGCCGGCGAGACGTGGGAGTCGCTGGGCCTCGACGGCACCGAGTCGATCTCGATCTCGGGTGTCGAAGAACTCAACGAGGGCCGCACGCCGAAGACACTGCACGTCGTCGCCGAGCCCACCGCGAACTCGGCAGCCGGTAAGCAGACGATCGAGTTCGACGCCGTGCTGCGCATCGACACCCCCGGCGAGGCGGACTACTACCGCAACGGCGGAATCCTGCAGTACGTTCTGAGGTCGCTGGTCTAG
- a CDS encoding acetyl-CoA C-acyltransferase yields MAEKAEVVFVDGVRTPFGRAGEKGMFWQTRADDLVVKAMIGLMERNPTLPPDRVDDVAIAATTQTGDQGLTLGRTAALLAGLPKSVPGYAIDRMCAGAMTSVTTIAGAIAFGAYDVAIAGGVEHMGRHPMGFGADPNPRFLSEKLVSGEALNMGNTAERIHDRFPQLTKERSDRFAMRSQQKAFAAYENGKLQPDLIPVATRTESGWGLATRDEALRPETTMEGLAALKTPFRPHGRVTAGNSSGLNDGATASLLASADAAKELGLTTKMRMVSFAFAGVEPEIMGIGPVPSTEKALRKAGLTIDDIGLFELNEAFAVQVLSLLDHFGIDDEDPRVNQWGGAIAIGHPLASSGVRLMIQLAAQFAERPDVRYGLTAMCIGLGQGGSVIWENPHYTGKKGKK; encoded by the coding sequence GTGGCCGAGAAAGCTGAAGTCGTCTTCGTCGACGGGGTCCGTACCCCGTTCGGTCGAGCCGGCGAAAAGGGTATGTTCTGGCAGACCCGTGCGGACGATCTCGTGGTGAAAGCCATGATCGGACTCATGGAGAGGAACCCGACCCTTCCCCCCGACCGCGTCGACGACGTGGCGATCGCTGCAACCACCCAGACGGGCGACCAGGGTCTCACCCTCGGCCGCACCGCGGCGCTGCTCGCCGGGCTGCCGAAGTCGGTGCCCGGCTACGCGATCGACCGCATGTGCGCGGGTGCCATGACCAGCGTCACGACGATCGCCGGCGCCATCGCCTTCGGCGCGTACGACGTCGCCATCGCCGGCGGCGTGGAGCACATGGGCCGCCACCCGATGGGATTCGGCGCCGACCCCAACCCGCGGTTCCTCTCGGAGAAGCTCGTCAGCGGCGAAGCGCTGAACATGGGCAACACCGCCGAGCGCATCCACGACCGGTTCCCGCAGCTGACGAAGGAACGCTCCGACCGCTTCGCGATGCGCAGCCAGCAGAAGGCGTTCGCCGCCTACGAGAACGGCAAGCTGCAGCCCGACCTCATCCCCGTCGCCACCCGCACGGAGTCCGGCTGGGGCCTCGCCACCCGCGACGAGGCCCTGCGCCCCGAGACGACGATGGAGGGGCTCGCCGCCCTGAAGACGCCGTTCCGCCCGCACGGTCGCGTGACCGCCGGCAACTCGTCGGGCCTCAACGACGGTGCCACGGCAAGCCTCCTTGCCAGTGCGGATGCCGCGAAGGAACTCGGCCTCACGACCAAGATGCGCATGGTGAGCTTCGCGTTCGCCGGCGTCGAGCCCGAGATCATGGGCATCGGCCCCGTGCCGTCGACCGAGAAGGCCCTCCGCAAGGCGGGGCTGACCATCGACGACATCGGCCTGTTCGAGCTCAACGAGGCGTTCGCGGTGCAGGTGCTGTCGCTGCTCGACCACTTCGGCATCGACGACGAGGACCCCCGGGTCAACCAGTGGGGCGGTGCCATCGCCATCGGACACCCGCTCGCGTCATCCGGTGTTCGTCTGATGATCCAGCTCGCGGCCCAGTTCGCCGAGCGTCCCGACGTGCGTTACGGCCTCACCGCGATGTGCATCGGCCTCGGCCAGGGCGGCAGCGTCATCTGGGAGAACCCGCACTACACGGGAAAGAAGGGCAAGAAGTAA
- a CDS encoding 3-hydroxyacyl-CoA dehydrogenase NAD-binding domain-containing protein, translating to MAYEFNAADFAELASFSGDEVVTHSFVRDIPISDGKTLALITLDNGRDHTRPNTLGPVTMLELAGVLDHQKARAARGEIAGVAITGKPFILAAGADLSKVSDIPSRAAAKQMAQLGHWTLGKLSELGVPSFCFINGLALGGGVEIPLNADYRTIDRSIPALALPEVFLGIIPGWGGAWLLPNLIGIENALKVVVENPLKNNRTLKGQEAFDLGIADAIFNPASFLEDSITWADGVIAGTIKVKRPNEPGKIERAVKWDVAIGIAEKMLKSRIGEVAKSPYRALELLKAAKNTDKHTGFRAEDEALADLISGDQFRASIYAFNLVQKRAKRPAGAPDKAIARKVTKVGIVGAGLMASQFALLFVRRLQVPVVITDLDQGRVDKGVAGIRSEIDALLGKGRISPDESNRLKALVTGTTDKADFADCDWVIEAIFEELAAKQDVFAEIEQYVSPEAVLATNTSSLSVEQIGSKLAHPERLVGFHFFNPVAVMPLIEVVNTPSTDEATLSTAMVTAAKLRKNAVITRDTPGFVVNRILAKVLGEAMHAVDTGTPFEVVEQSTKPFGLPMTPFELLELVGLKVGAHVLDTHHSAFPERFFDSQNLHKLADLGHIFERDSKGKIKGVDKKALAIVKGGTTPMTAEQLQTRIEDGLADEIHRMLEDKVVAAAEDIDLCLILGAGYPFQMGGATPYLDRVGASQRVFGGTFHTPPIRGVE from the coding sequence ATGGCCTACGAATTCAACGCCGCCGACTTCGCGGAACTCGCCTCTTTCTCGGGAGACGAGGTCGTCACGCACTCGTTCGTGCGCGACATCCCGATCTCCGACGGCAAGACGCTCGCCCTCATCACCCTCGACAACGGCCGCGACCACACGCGCCCGAACACGCTCGGGCCGGTCACCATGCTCGAACTGGCCGGGGTGCTCGACCACCAGAAAGCGCGCGCCGCCCGCGGCGAGATCGCCGGCGTCGCCATCACCGGCAAGCCGTTCATCCTCGCGGCCGGCGCCGACCTGTCGAAGGTCAGCGACATCCCGAGCCGCGCCGCCGCCAAGCAGATGGCGCAGCTCGGGCACTGGACGCTCGGCAAGCTGAGCGAGCTCGGCGTGCCGTCCTTCTGCTTCATCAACGGGCTCGCCCTCGGTGGCGGCGTGGAGATCCCCCTCAACGCCGACTACCGCACGATCGACCGCTCGATCCCCGCGCTCGCGCTGCCCGAGGTATTCCTCGGCATCATCCCTGGCTGGGGCGGCGCGTGGCTGCTGCCCAACCTCATCGGCATCGAGAACGCCCTCAAGGTGGTCGTCGAGAACCCGCTCAAGAACAACCGCACGCTCAAGGGCCAGGAAGCGTTCGACCTCGGCATCGCGGACGCGATCTTCAACCCGGCCTCGTTCCTGGAAGACTCCATCACGTGGGCCGACGGAGTCATCGCCGGCACCATCAAGGTCAAGCGTCCCAACGAGCCGGGCAAGATCGAACGCGCGGTCAAGTGGGACGTGGCGATCGGCATCGCCGAGAAGATGCTCAAGAGCCGCATCGGCGAGGTGGCGAAGTCGCCGTACCGGGCGCTCGAACTGCTCAAGGCCGCGAAGAACACGGACAAGCACACCGGATTCCGCGCGGAGGACGAGGCTCTCGCCGACCTCATCAGCGGCGACCAGTTCCGGGCGAGCATCTACGCCTTCAACCTCGTGCAGAAGCGGGCCAAGCGTCCCGCCGGAGCGCCGGACAAGGCGATCGCTCGCAAGGTCACCAAGGTCGGCATCGTGGGCGCGGGCCTGATGGCCAGCCAGTTCGCCCTGCTGTTCGTGCGCCGCCTGCAGGTGCCGGTGGTCATCACCGACCTCGACCAGGGACGCGTGGACAAGGGCGTCGCCGGCATCCGCTCGGAAATCGACGCGCTGCTCGGCAAGGGCCGCATCTCGCCCGACGAGTCGAACCGGCTCAAGGCGCTCGTCACGGGCACCACCGACAAGGCGGACTTCGCCGACTGTGACTGGGTCATCGAGGCGATCTTCGAAGAGCTCGCGGCCAAGCAGGACGTCTTCGCGGAGATCGAGCAGTACGTCTCCCCCGAGGCCGTGCTCGCCACCAACACGTCGTCGCTCTCGGTCGAGCAGATCGGCTCGAAGCTGGCTCACCCCGAGCGACTGGTCGGCTTCCACTTCTTCAACCCGGTGGCCGTGATGCCGCTGATCGAGGTAGTGAACACGCCCAGCACCGACGAGGCGACGCTGTCGACGGCGATGGTCACCGCGGCCAAGCTGCGCAAGAACGCGGTCATCACGCGCGACACCCCCGGGTTCGTCGTCAACCGCATTCTGGCGAAGGTGCTCGGCGAGGCGATGCACGCCGTCGATACCGGAACTCCCTTCGAGGTCGTCGAACAGTCGACGAAGCCGTTCGGGCTGCCGATGACGCCGTTCGAACTGCTCGAGCTCGTCGGCCTCAAGGTGGGGGCGCACGTGCTCGACACCCACCACTCGGCGTTCCCCGAGCGGTTCTTCGACAGCCAGAACCTGCACAAGCTGGCCGACCTCGGCCACATCTTCGAGCGCGACTCCAAGGGCAAGATCAAGGGCGTCGACAAGAAGGCGCTCGCGATCGTCAAGGGCGGCACGACTCCGATGACGGCCGAGCAGCTGCAGACCCGTATCGAAGACGGCCTCGCCGACGAGATCCACCGGATGCTCGAGGACAAGGTGGTCGCGGCCGCCGAAGACATCGACCTCTGCCTCATCCTGGGCGCGGGCTACCCGTTCCAGATGGGCGGAGCGACGCCGTACCTCGACCGCGTCGGAGCCTCCCAGCGGGTGTTCGGCGGCACCTTCCACACACCGCCGATCCGCGGGGTCGAGTAG